The genomic window ttatcaaggtcctatgcttaggttgagtcattttactttaattgtgatgtgcaggtccttttccaggctattaaagtgaaataactgaatataaatataggagcctgataaaaatcctaattttagatgaaaatttcagatggcacttagaggcttttgcatctgaactcttcatatatatatatatatagaaagactCGAATGCAGTAacaactatttaactttttttctccttaaaaaaggtgtcacatggaagtgcatgagagcctacagttcatgtggagaagctgtttgtttgtaattaatgtatatattacaaATCTGCagagtttgatacttgcacttcTGCCTGTTATTTTTTTCCTAGTTTGCAGAAGCTCTTCTAATGGGGGAGACTTACATTTTCTCAAGTTATATATGAACCACTATTGCACACATACATGATTACATGATAAAGGGTAAACATTCTCAGAATTAACTTTTGGTTTTTTATCTGTTGTAGGGGATGGTGGATGGTGGATCTTTAtcagtgtaatagttaaacatcatatgcaaataaataaaaaacacttgtaTAGCCTACTATTTGatacaaatgttgtattattaaccagttttaaagttttactacatTCTGTTCCTGAAATACACACTTTTGTATGTTTCGTGGATAAAGGGTTTAGTAAAAAACATCATGTTGGTGGATATTCTGGTGATAGCATGGTCCGTGGATAATTCATCTCAAAGTGCACCGCAATGCAGTatatgattaaagacaaaaacaaagtgtataaagacattttacaacctttttATAACTATATAGTACATTTTATCTTCTAAATTTATCAtttttgggcaaaaaaaaaaaaaaatagagagattaAGAATCTTTATATTCCAGTTCATGTATAAACATTCAGCTTTCGCTttgttattaaaacttttttttttaatgattgagcAAACGATTAGGAATGACACAGATCTCTGTCCATGATTGCAAATGCAGTTACTTCCGTTCACACTTAAATTACTTCcttttacactgaaatgccttccgtttacactgaaaattcacgcacatccacatatgaaatcactTGCATAAATGCATATAcgtacagtggggaaaataagtATTTAGTCAGCCACTAATTGTGCTCCCATTTAAAAAGATGAGAGAGGCCTATAATTTTCATCATAGGTACACTTCAACTATGagagacaaaatgtaaaaaaggattttttatgaatttattagcAAATTATGATGGAAAATAAGCATTTGGTCACCTACAAACAAGCAAGATTTCTGGCTATCACAGACCTGTAACAAGTTCTTTAAGAGGCTCCTCTGTCCTCCACTTGTTATCAGTATAAAAGACTCCTGTCCACAACCTCAAACCGTCACACTCCAAACTCCACTATGGCCAAAGAGCTGTCAAAAGACACCAGAAACAAAATTGTAGACCTGCACCAGGCTGGGAAGACTGAATCTGCAATACGTAAGCAGCTTGGTGTGAAGAAATCAACTGTGGGAGCAATTATTAGGAAATGGAAGACATACAAGACCAATGATAATCTCGATCTGGGGCTCCACACAAGATCTCACCCCGTGGAGTCAAAATGACCACAAGAACGGTGAGCAAAAATCTCAGAACCACACAGGGGGACCTAGTGAATGACCCGCAGAGAGCTGGGACCAAAGTGAAAAAGGCTACCATCAGTAACACACTATGGACTCAAATCCTGCAGTGCCAGACGTGTCCCCCTGCTTAAGCCAGTACATGTCTGATGTTTGCTAGAGAGCATTTGGATGATACAGAAGAGGATTGGGACAATGTCatatggtcagatgaaaccaaAATAGAACTTTTTGGAAAAAACTCAACTTGTCGTGTTTGGAGGAGAAAGAATGCTGAGTTGCATCCAAAGAACACAATACCTACTGTGAAGCATGAGGGTGGAAACATCATGCTTTGGGGCTGTTTTTCTGCAAAGGGACCTGGACGACTGATCCATGTAAAGGAAAGAATGAATGGGGCCATGTATTGTGAGATTTTGAGTGGAAACCTCAAAAAGTGGAAATCAGCAAGGGTCATGAAGATGAAACATGGCTGGGTCTTTCAGCatgacaatgatcccaaacacaccgcCTGGGTAACGAAGAAGTGGCTTTGTAAGAAGCATTTCAAGGTCCTggagtggcctagccagtctccagatctcaaccccatagaaaatctttgGAGGAAGTTGAAAGTCTGTGTTGCCCAAAAACATCACTGCTCTAGAGGAGATCTGCATGGAGGAATGGGCCAAAATACCAGAAACAGTGTGTGAAAACCTTGTGAAGACTTTCAGAAAATGTTTGACCTCTGTCATGACCAACAAAGGGTATATATCAAAGTATTGAGATAAACTTTCGTTATTGACCAAATACTTATTTTCCACCttaatttgcaaataaattcatAAGAAAATCCTACAATGTGATTttctggattttctttttttacattttgtctctCATAGTTGAAGTGTACCTATGATGAAAATTACAGGCCTCTCTCATCTTTTTAAACGGGAGAACTTGCACAATTGGTGACTGACTAAATACTTATTTtgcccactgtatatatatatgtgtgtgtgtgtgtgtgtgtgtgtgtgtacacaaataatgcatatgtttttctcatctgaactgtatacgttagtaaatgttattttttattcattttatggaTGTGTATGCGGCATGCGCGCATCAAGTTTATATCTATGTGCGAGCGTTTAATAGGTGTGTATGCacggatcaagtttatatgtagtTATTCACAAGTGTCTATGCATACATTGCTAAccttatatgtatttatatcgaattcatattagtgttcacatgtaggcctattttatgtatgtatttttgaacatccagtagtatgcatgtatatgtgagtAATTTATATGTGCATAAGCACGTGTTTTGGCCCCGTataggatttaaatcaaactttgcttatcaatacatacataaaacacgtgcaAAAGTCTGCACTTTTCTGAACATTCTATACATTGTATCTGAACATACCCTTCATACCCTTTTGATTGCTTCTGTGgacattacataaaatatttccaTCACACTTTTTAAGCTTTAAAAGGAATAGTCCATCCAAAACTGAAAACtctgatttactcaccctcatgtcatcccagatgtgtatgactttctttcttcaaatGAACACTAACAAAGACTTTTAGCGTGTGCATGTAATGCAAGTGTACTGGACCACTTTAGAAACCACACAAAGTGAACAAAatggtaaagtttaaaatattagtGTTTGTATGTTTCCTTACACACACCTTTCATTTCATTTAAGAAGAAATTGATTAATCAGTAGGTGTTGTTTGAGTTGCCTTGTCTTTACTCTGTAATTGTGTAGTTTTTTAAGCAATATACCAATAGACATCCTGTATTTGCACACAGATTTTCTTTCCCTAAATCTCTTTATCTGAAGATATTCAGTCACACATGGGATGGCATGAGTGTGTAAAggattttttttgtgttccaaATTGTTTGTGTTACAATCTCTCTGACAAAACATGTTATGCTGTTTAATTTTAAGCCGTTTCACTTTGCATTGAGAAGATGGCTCAACAAGTATATTTTTGGCTAGATACTTGTACTTCTAAATGAGTTTaaattttgaatactttttaCACCCCTGATTATTACACCTTTCTCATTAGACTGAATAActctttttttgtggttcttttggTTATCCTTTGGTTTCTAGGGGGTGTCCCCCTCGGTAGAAATCACATCTGAGACCCCACTCCCTTGTCGGGGCCCTTACAGTATAATCCTTAACTTCCCCCGTTACGGCATCCCTGCTCTTTGTAGAGGAATATTAAAAGTGGAACCAATTTCTTTAATGCCTTAAGttaaaatagctaaataaataatattgttatcCCTTTTGATGTAGGTTATTCCTCACCTCAGGACCACCATTATTATCTATGCATTCTATTAAATTCTTTGGACTCTAttactttcttttgtgttcatttttccagtttgtttatttctaattttatttaattttttctggtATATGCATTTAAGGTTAATTTCTGCATCGCTCCCCTCCTTTTTCCTGCTGCTCTCATTTCCACATACTGCCTTTTTTGCATCACTCCCACAATTCGTATCGGTTACGTTTCTGTGGATTTTGTCTCTCTTTCAATCATGGTTCTCAAACCACTTTGCTCATTATAGCATTTGGCGCATTGATGACTTTGTTCACCAATTTGTATTGAGTCCCATCCATTTCCCCACTCTCtcctatctctttctctctcccccttTTCACCCTGTACCCTCCCTTCATTTCAAGATCCTGTTTCAAGACAATCGAATCATCAGGAGACACCTAACACTCAACATTATCCTAGACTGATAGACATCTTCAAATACTCCCTTACTCTCTCATTTGATTTGGTCCTCTGTCATGTTTTACTCctacattgtgtgtgttttttcggGGAAGCGACTCCCAGATGTATTGTACTTATAGAGTGCGGTAACCACAGGTTAATGGTTGCTCTCTTAGCCATGTCAAGAAATGTTACCTCTCAATTGTGGTTAAAGTGTGTGATGTGTTAGTGCTTGTTGTGGGATGCATCCTAATGGCTTTTTTTCCATCTGCCTAATTGGAATTAGAGTTAGTGACACTCTCGTCAAGCTCTTTGTAAAAGAACAGCTTGATGTATCAGTGTTAGAaggtctttttctctctcttagaGCTTTCTTCATGTGCATGGGGCTGTCACGGTGGTCATGATATAATGTGCATGACACTAGCCAAGATTCACCTACTCCAGACCTCTCACACACTGAACATCTAGCATATTCCTGCACTGCTAACACCCTGCATCTGATTCGGTTGTTTTGACATGGATACTATATGGACTTTACAGTACAGAGACATTAGGAACATTCTTTTGGCACTAAGGCATGACTTCGATTTGtgattttggtttggttttgattttgtaatttgtttttagcACTTTTATATGTTGCTGGGTTAGAAAGCATCTGCTAAGAGTGTAACGTGTAAATTTGATATCTGAGGAAATGACAGAATAACTGAAGGAGGAAGAATGAAGAAAGAGGGAGGAGAAGGGGAGGGACTAGAAGGGAGAGAGAAGGGGTCTTTTATGAAAGCATCTTCTCTCAAGACGTGGAGACTTTTTATCAGGTAAACAAATAAGGATGATTATTGAAGAGCTTTTGGGACTTTTATTGACAATCCATAGGTTTTAGATTATAAAAACACAGGATCAAGTATTTGGACGGATATATCTGAACCATCTACACTATATTTCTAACTAGTCTTTCACATGAATACATTAATACACCCAgaggctaatttttttttctgaatccaGCAGTGTTCTGAAAAAATGGCGAACTGCATAACAGATTTCTTTACCTATGAGACGACCAAGTCCGTGGTGGTAAAGAGCTGGACTATTGGCATCATAAACCGTGTCGTCCAACTCCTCATCATCATATACTTCATTGGGTgagtttgtttttacagtgtCAGTATTTGATAGATTTTAAATTGTgcccaaacaaataaaaaatctaatgaaacggatttacatttaaaaacattgtaaagAGAAATGTATTGTAGTAAATTAGATTAATCATTACGGGACAATTAAATGGCTTGGTTTTTAGTCTTCAATAACATATTTGATGTAAAGTACATTAAGAGACAATTGTATAATTATAGGAATTATCTTTTTGTTCTTAGTAATAAAAGCATAggctacatattttattttattttaagtattttgtaatatttgtgattgttttacattaaagaaagtaaaaaagaaagcCATTTCATCGCTCTGTGTATCTTTttccccctccctctctctatTTCTACCTTCCCTTAGCTGGGTGTTTTTGTATGAGAAAGCATATCAAGTGAGAGACACAGCTATCGAGTCATCTGTCATGACTAAAGTGAAGGGGTTTGGAGAGTATAACAAACGGATCATGGATGTAGCCGATTATGTCACACCTACTCAAGTAAATTTCAAgcagttgaaatatatatatatatatatatatatatatatatatatatatatatatatatatatatatatatatatatgtatatatatatatatgtatatatatatatatatatatatgtatatatatatatatatatatatatatatatatatatatatatatacacacattttaatgccttcactattttattattgattttttttataacttaatatatatatatatatatatatatatatatatatatatatatatatatatatatatatatatatatatatatatatatatatatatgtatgtattaagtgtgtgtatatgttggtctatgtttgtttatataacaTATCACATTGcttgatgacagaattgtcatgaaaagataattaaatataacaatatctCCCTTTGGGGACATTTGAGGATGTTctaagtaagggataatgtattATCCCGCTTATTACACGGCTACTTGCCACATGAGTAAATAATTCGACACGAAATATTGATTTGAACGCAAAGCTTCCGTGAAGACAGCAGTTGCGAGCAAGATGGGCATTTAAGGGAAATGGTGCAGTCGAaccacttattacacaacatttcaccacaaaatactttagattttagattaaatgttttaaaatcttactaGTTTATTAGTTCTtagagttttaatattttattatctaaacaaaagcaaagtttCCACCAAGAAAAAATAGTAAAGTGCCGACTGCTGTTAcctggatgagcctgtgttattcgCTTTTACCAATTGTTATCGAGGGATAACATTCCTCAGAATGTCGcgactggccaatcagaatcaagtattccacagagccgtgtaataattTGGAATATCTGTTCATAAACACAGCAAGTACTTTCTACAATTTTTCCTACTAttcttctttattttattgtatgttttttatgtagcctaagtagtgtgtgtgtgtgtgtgtgtgtgtgtgtgtgtgtgtgtgtgtgtgtgtcagggggcATCAGTGTTCTGCATCATCACTAAGCTCATCACAACAGAAAATCAAGTTCCAGGATATTGTCCAGAGGTGAGTGAGGACACTGAAATCTGTCAAGATGAATGTACACAAATTTGATAGATTCTtgcctctgtgtgtgttcacgtgTTTGTACATGTAACTCTTCAGACTGATGTGAAATCCATATGTACGAATGACACTACTTGTAAGTCGAAGATGTCAAAACCATCTAGCAATGGTAAGATTTTCTTTTATCTTCTTcttagattttatgttttttttttgaaggagcaaataataattattttaccacaataacaaaattaaataaacttgtgaattgtttttcatttaatcttaGCGTTTCATTGTGGATTGTTTTGTGATCCTGAAATAGTCAAGTAGAATTGAACCCCCTTAATGGTCTATTAGTGCACAGCTCCAAATCATCACAGTAAGGTCTCTATCAGGGCAGGGGCGTCCAATCCTGCTCCTAAAGGGCTAACATCCTGTAGTGTTTAGCTCCAAGCAGCTCCAATATACTTGCTTGGAAGTTTTTAGTAGCTGTGTGAGACCGTCTAGACtgtacaggatttttttttttttttcaacagaaaataaaacagggtTCACAACctgtctaaatatttttttttaatctcaatactaaatactaaattaaatctgGAATTTTctcaccaaaaaattaaaaaatcccaTCGTCACCAGTGCACATGAACTGTGGTTTGGGGAACAGGTTTGGGCAGCCCTGTTCTATATGTTATGatcttttccattgtttttttcctcaagggtTGCTTACAGGACGTTGTGTGGACTTCAACGTTACCCACAAAACCTGTGAGATCAAAGGATGGTGTCCTGCAGAGGTTGATGATGTTCAGCCGTGAGTCCTCTTGTAAACGAACAAATGATTAGATGTGTGAATGGTTGAATAAAAGGACTTGAGGAAGTTTTTTCTTACTCAGGGACCCCATGAAGGAGGTGGAGAACTTTACCATCTTCATCAAGAACAGCATTCGCTTCCCACGTTTTAACTTCACAAAGTAATGGCAACCAAACACAAAGACAAattgttgcatcataataatatctgtttctgatgtttgtttgctttttaaatgaaatatttctattttcctTTCAGGGGAAATTTCTTGCCTAACATCAAAAGTTCCTACATAAAGAAGTGTAATTTTGACTTTGAGACTAACATGTATTGTCCAATATTCAAAGTGGGAGATGTCATCCGATTTGCACAACAGAACTTTACTACTCTTGCTACAAAAGTGAGTGATCATTTAATTACTTGTAAATTTGTTATATCATGTTTTTGGTTCATTTCTCCCTTGCTTTCTTATTGTAATCATATGTAAGAAATATCATACAATTGCTTCTATGCAACGGTTCAATACGTTTTATAAACTTATGCTTTACAAGTAATTTGGCCAGTTAGTTCATAATGTTTACCTCCGCCAACAGAAATAGTTTAAAAGAAGACAAAGAAATAcatattgtattaaataataactgttttataaaataatctgGTAAGTGTTGCATTTGAAAAACTTGCATTATCTTCATTTCTCCTTAAAGgcggggtgaaatgctcattttcactcaatatcctgttaatcttgagtacatatagagtagtactgcatccttcataactccaaaaagtctttagttttattatatttataagagaaagatagtctgtaccattttttcccggaaaaacacgagcggctggggtcgtgacgtgtgggcggagctaaagaatcacaagcaccagtaagcttttgcgttgagagcgtttggaagctgtgacattaccgtgaggaaaaaacatcatccaaaacaaaccatggctaacagtcagattcagcgtatatttatgatccagaatcagatccagaggctgaaatttaacaagagcagcatcagcaacggcgtctctatgtggtatgtactgaaactgtatatatttgcttagcggttttggaaaatgactaagttccactttatgttgtctttttttttttttttaagctgtacatgtggaaagtgcagtttgatgacaacatcacatgttgtttacttgatgtgcttacgcgccgatagctaagctaacaacacagagatatttgaagcagtcttactcaccgcctgcggttccaacacacgatcgtgaccctttttcgttgggactgcattatccttatgaaataaacgatgtgcaaatccggcgtcaaactgggccttgtttgtaaaacaagcatcttcgaaatgcagggaacaaacacaaacacttgcacaactccgttgatgctctgtaaaaataaactccatccactggtcccttaaaggggggggtgaaatgcttgttttcactcaatatcctgttaatcttgagtacctatagagtagtactgcatccttcataactccaaaaagt from Carassius auratus strain Wakin chromosome 1, ASM336829v1, whole genome shotgun sequence includes these protein-coding regions:
- the LOC113118212 gene encoding P2X purinoceptor 3-like produces the protein MANCITDFFTYETTKSVVVKSWTIGIINRVVQLLIIIYFIGWVFLYEKAYQVRDTAIESSVMTKVKGFGEYNKRIMDVADYVTPTQGASVFCIITKLITTENQVPGYCPETDVKSICTNDTTCKSKMSKPSSNGLLTGRCVDFNVTHKTCEIKGWCPAEVDDVQPDPMKEVENFTIFIKNSIRFPRFNFTKGNFLPNIKSSYIKKCNFDFETNMYCPIFKVGDVIRFAQQNFTTLATKGGVLGIKIAWVCDLDKAEDECKPAYSFTRLDAMSEKTSVSPGYNFRYAKYFKTENGTEYRTLLKAYAIRFDVLVNGDAGRFDMIPTLINMVTAFTSVGVGTVLCDIILLNFLKGADQYKAKKFEEVSDSNIQSNISFYRTRDQSQNSIKTQEKYFKDSGAFSIDRYS